The Methanothrix soehngenii GP6 genome has a window encoding:
- a CDS encoding Fpg/Nei family DNA glycosylase, whose product MQLSRLISIIKEVLKTSISVRADFDRLPESYLLRHRHHGGRCPRDGALLQHETLGGRTCYYCPEHQRLADSGPEDER is encoded by the coding sequence ATGCAGCTATCTCGCCTCATCTCAATTATCAAAGAGGTTCTGAAGACCTCGATCTCTGTCCGGGCGGATTTCGACCGCCTGCCCGAATCCTATCTCCTCCGCCATCGCCATCATGGCGGTCGCTGCCCTAGAGACGGAGCGCTTCTTCAGCATGAGACGCTTGGCGGCCGGACCTGCTACTACTGTCCCGAGCATCAGAGACTGGCCGATTCCGGGCCGGAAGATGAGAGATGA
- a CDS encoding HD domain-containing protein codes for MSNQEIRDPIHNFIRLETEEMRVLDCGPFQRLRHIHQLALTYLLYPSATHRRFEHSLGVMELASRVYDVITDPDNIHESVRSIIPRKFDLEYWRRALRMAALCHDLGHLPFSHAAERDLLPAGWDHERLTLELIRSGEMEPIWTAMKVNSEDVAKLAVGPKHYKDSRFDDWEAILSEIIVGDAFGVDRMDYLLRDSIT; via the coding sequence ATGTCTAATCAAGAGATTCGAGACCCCATCCATAATTTTATCCGGCTGGAGACAGAAGAGATGCGGGTCCTGGATTGTGGTCCCTTCCAGCGGCTCAGGCATATCCATCAGCTTGCTTTGACCTATCTGCTCTATCCAAGTGCCACTCATCGTCGATTTGAGCATTCTCTAGGGGTCATGGAGCTTGCCAGCAGAGTCTATGATGTGATAACGGACCCGGATAACATCCATGAATCAGTAAGATCAATAATTCCCAGGAAATTTGATCTGGAATACTGGAGAAGAGCATTGCGCATGGCGGCTTTATGTCACGATCTTGGCCACCTTCCATTCTCTCACGCAGCAGAGCGCGATCTCTTGCCAGCCGGCTGGGATCACGAGCGTCTAACCCTGGAGCTGATTCGCAGTGGCGAAATGGAGCCGATTTGGACTGCGATGAAAGTGAACTCTGAGGATGTGGCAAAGCTTGCCGTGGGTCCCAAACACTACAAAGATAGCAGATTTGATGACTGGGAGGCTATACTCTCCGAGATAATAGTAGGCGATGCCTTCGGAGTCGACAGGATGGACTACTTGCTTAGGGACTCCATCACATAG
- a CDS encoding helix-turn-helix domain-containing protein, which translates to MKETLEEIGTRLRELRELNRVSPEEMAEHLNVAVDTYNCYEDGMLDIPASILIGIARRLNVDTGLLLTGEESKMSIFAITRKGEGVEVERRKQYHYQSLARKFANKKAEPFIVTIDPKKESQSHPVHSLYSHPGQEFEYVLEGTLKITINENEVILNEGDSIFFDSTYDHVMEALSDKPVKLLAVVM; encoded by the coding sequence ATGAAAGAAACGCTTGAGGAGATAGGAACGCGACTTCGTGAGCTGAGAGAGCTGAACCGAGTATCGCCCGAAGAGATGGCAGAGCACCTGAATGTGGCAGTTGACACGTACAACTGCTATGAGGACGGTATGCTGGACATCCCGGCCAGCATTCTCATAGGCATTGCGCGACGGCTGAACGTGGATACAGGCCTGCTCCTAACCGGCGAGGAGTCCAAGATGAGCATCTTCGCCATAACCCGTAAGGGCGAGGGTGTGGAGGTGGAGCGCAGAAAGCAGTATCATTATCAGAGCCTGGCCAGAAAGTTCGCCAATAAGAAGGCTGAGCCTTTTATCGTCACCATAGATCCCAAGAAAGAGAGCCAATCACATCCGGTCCACTCGCTATACAGCCACCCAGGCCAGGAGTTCGAGTATGTTCTTGAGGGCACACTAAAGATCACCATCAATGAGAACGAGGTCATTCTCAATGAAGGGGACTCGATATTCTTTGATTCAACATATGACCATGTCATGGAAGCTTTAAGTGATAAGCCGGTGAAGCTTTTGGCCGTGGTCATGTAA
- a CDS encoding HD domain-containing protein: MARYFMFSQVYCHHVRRIYDIHLKDFLKSWLPGGVFSTSIEELLRMTDSEVTQELSKAARDENHPGFDSARCIAKRVHFRLLYQRTREDLEKNRESGKAVFIAACKEFGESEVRHDTYIQKGSGLNFPVIARDGRIFSSLSRSETIEKVPVVAIDYVYISPVCRKRAETWREKNLTRIISSKEGVEE; encoded by the coding sequence CTGGCGAGGTACTTCATGTTCTCTCAGGTCTATTGTCACCATGTTCGCCGAATTTACGATATTCATCTAAAAGACTTTCTCAAGAGCTGGCTTCCTGGTGGCGTGTTCTCTACATCCATAGAAGAACTACTGAGGATGACCGACAGCGAGGTAACGCAAGAGCTCTCCAAGGCAGCCCGGGATGAAAATCATCCTGGTTTTGATTCGGCCCGTTGCATTGCCAAGAGGGTGCATTTCAGATTGCTCTACCAGAGGACAAGGGAAGATCTAGAAAAAAACCGCGAGTCCGGCAAGGCTGTTTTTATTGCAGCATGCAAGGAATTTGGGGAATCTGAGGTCCGGCATGATACATACATCCAGAAGGGGAGTGGTCTAAACTTTCCCGTTATCGCCAGAGATGGCCGGATTTTTTCTTCTCTTTCCAGGTCGGAGACTATAGAAAAAGTGCCAGTGGTAGCGATTGATTATGTTTATATAAGCCCGGTGTGCAGAAAAAGAGCTGAGACCTGGCGTGAAAAGAATCTGACAAGGATCATCAGTTCGAAGGAGGGAGTGGAAGAATGA
- a CDS encoding 3-methyl-2-oxobutanoate dehydrogenase subunit VorB, with protein MASGLMAGNSAVIVGALYAGCDCFFGYPITPASEILQEASKFFPLVGRKFVQAESEEAAINMVYGAATAGHRVLAASSGPGMSLKQEGITYIAGAQLPCVIVDICRAGPGLGNIGPEQSDYNQACKGGGHGCYHNIVLAPASVQEMCDFTRKGFDLAFKYRNPVIILADGVLGHMVEPLQFPQEAIEHTIDTTWAVAGRAETRGNLVTSISLDFGDLEKHNLILQEKYRQVEENEVLWDGYRLEDADVVLVSYGISSRIARSAVDSARKEGIRAGLFRPITLYPFPTEQIAKLADRGCKFISVEMSNGQMRDDIRLASGCRPVELVCRYGGNLINIDEIMDKIREVA; from the coding sequence ATGGCATCTGGATTAATGGCGGGGAACAGTGCAGTGATCGTGGGAGCGCTCTATGCAGGATGCGACTGCTTCTTCGGCTATCCCATAACTCCGGCCAGCGAGATATTGCAGGAGGCCTCCAAATTCTTCCCTCTGGTGGGCCGCAAGTTCGTCCAGGCGGAATCGGAGGAAGCAGCGATCAACATGGTCTATGGGGCTGCGACTGCCGGCCACCGGGTGCTGGCCGCCAGCTCCGGGCCGGGAATGAGCCTGAAGCAGGAGGGAATAACATACATCGCCGGAGCGCAGCTGCCCTGCGTTATCGTGGACATCTGCCGGGCGGGGCCGGGCTTGGGCAACATCGGTCCAGAGCAGTCCGACTACAATCAGGCCTGTAAGGGAGGAGGCCACGGCTGCTACCACAACATTGTCCTCGCTCCAGCCAGCGTGCAGGAGATGTGCGACTTCACTCGCAAGGGCTTCGACCTGGCCTTCAAGTACAGAAATCCGGTGATCATCCTGGCGGACGGAGTTCTGGGGCATATGGTCGAGCCCCTCCAGTTTCCCCAGGAGGCAATAGAGCATACCATTGATACCACCTGGGCGGTGGCAGGCAGGGCGGAGACCAGAGGAAATCTGGTTACATCCATCTCTTTGGACTTCGGCGACCTGGAGAAGCATAACCTGATCTTGCAGGAGAAGTACCGCCAGGTGGAGGAGAACGAGGTTTTGTGGGATGGATACCGGCTGGAGGATGCGGATGTGGTCTTAGTCTCCTACGGCATCAGCAGCCGGATCGCCCGATCGGCGGTGGACAGTGCCAGAAAGGAGGGAATCCGGGCGGGGCTCTTCCGGCCCATAACCCTCTATCCATTCCCCACGGAGCAGATCGCCAAGCTTGCCGATAGGGGCTGCAAGTTCATATCGGTGGAGATGAGCAACGGCCAGATGCGAGATGATATTCGCCTTGCCAGCGGCTGCCGGCCGGTGGAGCTTGTCTGCCGTTACGGAGGAAATCTGATCAACATCGACGAGATCATGGATAAAATCAGGGAGGTGGCATAA
- a CDS encoding AMP-binding protein — translation MTSLLPRYVSRLDFKSYDDFRENLKILVPENFNFAYDVVDVYAAECPDKCALVWCNDHGEAKTISFKELKKLSDKAANLFQGFGIKKGDTAMLTLKSRWEFWVCMVGLNKLGAIAIPSTHMLKAKDFLYRIKKADLKLIVCIGENGVPAEFDAAHREAGDVPLVKALVGSRDLNREGWINFDLELERASETFVRPKGNQATKNDDILLAYFTSGTTGYPKLVKHDQTYPLGHILTAKFWQNVEDDGLHYTVADTGWAKCAWGKIFGQWIAGSAVFVYDYDRFDAGRMMDEMGKYGVTTFCAPPTIFRFMIKSDMSRYDFSRLKYAVTAGEPLNPSVYESFLETTGLRLMEGYGQTETVVCISNYPWMEAKPGSMGKPAAGYDILLVGKNDKICEVGEEGEIVIRTDKGKPVGLFTDYHMDPDKTQNTWHDDYYHTGDTAWRDEDGYFWFIGRTDDMIKSSGYRVGPFEVESALMSHPAVLEVAITGVPDPIRGQVVKATVVLTQGFSPSEELKRELQDHVKKVTAPYKYPRIVEFVDELPKTISGKIRRVEIRDKDKPYPVINSLECKACERCVEACPAGVLKMGSELNVRGYNYVLYSGDGCIGCAACYYTCPEPLAIEVHVPQKEKSAQES, via the coding sequence ATGACATCTTTATTGCCTAGGTATGTCTCGCGATTGGATTTCAAATCATACGATGACTTCAGAGAGAACCTGAAGATCCTCGTCCCAGAGAACTTCAATTTCGCTTATGACGTCGTCGATGTTTATGCCGCTGAATGTCCTGATAAATGTGCACTCGTCTGGTGTAACGATCATGGCGAGGCGAAGACCATCAGCTTCAAAGAGCTGAAGAAATTAAGCGACAAAGCCGCCAACCTCTTTCAGGGCTTTGGGATAAAGAAAGGCGATACAGCAATGCTCACCCTCAAGAGCCGCTGGGAGTTCTGGGTGTGCATGGTGGGCTTGAACAAGCTCGGCGCAATCGCCATCCCTTCCACCCATATGCTGAAAGCCAAAGACTTTCTCTATCGCATCAAAAAAGCAGATCTGAAGCTCATCGTCTGCATCGGTGAGAACGGCGTTCCTGCAGAGTTCGATGCCGCCCACAGAGAGGCGGGAGACGTTCCCCTGGTCAAAGCCCTGGTGGGAAGCCGGGATCTGAATCGGGAGGGCTGGATCAACTTCGATCTGGAGCTGGAACGGGCAAGTGAAACCTTCGTTCGGCCTAAAGGAAATCAGGCGACTAAAAACGATGATATACTGCTGGCATACTTCACCTCCGGCACCACCGGCTATCCGAAGCTGGTCAAGCACGATCAGACCTATCCCCTGGGACATATCCTCACCGCCAAGTTCTGGCAGAACGTGGAGGATGACGGATTGCATTACACAGTTGCCGATACCGGCTGGGCCAAATGCGCCTGGGGCAAGATATTCGGCCAATGGATAGCAGGATCGGCCGTCTTCGTCTATGATTACGACCGCTTCGATGCCGGAAGGATGATGGACGAGATGGGCAAATACGGCGTGACCACCTTCTGCGCCCCGCCCACCATCTTCAGGTTCATGATCAAGAGCGATATGTCTCGCTATGACTTCTCCCGCCTCAAGTATGCAGTCACAGCAGGCGAGCCCCTCAACCCTTCGGTATATGAGAGCTTCCTTGAGACCACTGGCCTGCGGCTGATGGAGGGATACGGCCAGACGGAGACCGTGGTCTGCATCTCCAACTATCCCTGGATGGAGGCCAAACCAGGATCCATGGGAAAGCCCGCAGCAGGATACGATATCCTCCTGGTGGGAAAGAACGACAAGATCTGCGAGGTGGGCGAGGAAGGGGAGATTGTGATCAGGACGGATAAAGGAAAGCCGGTGGGCCTTTTCACCGACTACCACATGGACCCGGACAAGACCCAGAACACCTGGCACGATGACTATTATCATACCGGAGATACCGCCTGGCGAGACGAGGATGGATACTTCTGGTTCATCGGCCGGACGGACGACATGATCAAGAGCTCCGGCTACCGGGTGGGGCCCTTTGAGGTCGAGTCGGCTCTCATGTCCCATCCCGCCGTCCTGGAGGTGGCAATCACAGGAGTTCCCGATCCCATCCGCGGTCAGGTGGTCAAGGCTACGGTGGTTCTCACCCAGGGATTCAGCCCCTCCGAGGAGCTGAAACGAGAGCTGCAAGACCACGTTAAAAAGGTGACGGCGCCCTACAAGTACCCCCGAATAGTCGAGTTCGTTGATGAGCTTCCCAAGACCATCAGCGGCAAGATCAGGAGGGTGGAGATCCGGGATAAGGACAAGCCCTATCCGGTGATCAATTCCCTGGAATGCAAAGCATGCGAGAGGTGTGTTGAGGCCTGTCCGGCAGGAGTGCTGAAGATGGGCAGTGAGCTGAACGTCCGCGGCTACAACTATGTGCTATACTCAGGAGACGGATGCATAGGCTGCGCAGCCTGCTACTACACCTGTCCCGAGCCGCTGGCAATTGAGGTCCATGTGCCTCAGAAAGAGAAGTCTGCGCAGGAGAGCTGA